A window from Streptomyces subrutilus encodes these proteins:
- a CDS encoding C40 family peptidase, producing the protein MSHTAHIPSHRKPRRSASKLAVRAGVAGGVLSTLAMAGTASASPSAEPVAETTLEMPVLTADLGADVSSAVTTAAENTRLAAVEGELTAQEETARTGAAAEAKQAKADAQQKADAEKKAKEEADRKAESERAARSSARTTLASTSASDSGSGSGSSVTKPSRGTGTVTAPATGSAAAIVNFARAQVGKAYVLGGTGPSSFDCSGLVGAAYRQAGISLPRMSQDQSAAGTSVSLGSLQPGDILYWGSKGNAYHVAVYVGGGKYVGAQNSKTGIVERSLSYDKPTGAVRIL; encoded by the coding sequence ATGTCCCACACCGCTCACATACCCAGCCACCGGAAGCCCCGCCGCAGCGCCTCGAAGCTCGCGGTCCGCGCCGGAGTTGCCGGTGGCGTCCTCAGCACCCTGGCCATGGCCGGCACCGCGAGCGCGTCCCCGTCCGCAGAGCCCGTGGCCGAGACGACGCTCGAAATGCCGGTCCTCACCGCGGACCTGGGCGCCGACGTCTCCTCCGCCGTCACCACCGCGGCCGAGAACACCCGCCTGGCCGCCGTCGAGGGCGAACTGACCGCCCAGGAGGAGACCGCCCGCACGGGCGCCGCCGCCGAGGCGAAGCAGGCCAAGGCCGACGCCCAGCAGAAGGCCGACGCCGAGAAGAAGGCGAAGGAGGAGGCCGACCGCAAGGCCGAGTCGGAGCGCGCCGCCCGCAGCTCCGCCCGCACCACCCTCGCGAGCACCTCCGCGTCCGACTCCGGCTCCGGCTCCGGCTCGTCCGTCACCAAGCCCTCCCGGGGCACCGGTACGGTCACCGCACCCGCCACCGGCTCCGCCGCCGCCATCGTCAACTTCGCCCGCGCGCAGGTCGGCAAGGCGTACGTGCTGGGCGGCACCGGTCCGTCCTCCTTCGACTGCTCCGGCCTCGTCGGCGCTGCCTACCGCCAGGCCGGCATCTCGCTGCCGCGCATGTCGCAGGACCAGTCCGCGGCCGGCACCTCGGTCTCGCTGGGCTCCCTGCAGCCGGGCGACATCCTGTACTGGGGCTCCAAGGGCAACGCGTACCACGTCGCCGTGTACGTCGGCGGCGGCAAGTACGTCGGTGCGCAGAACTCCAAGACCGGCATCGTCGAGCGCTCGCTGAGCTACGACAAGCCGACGGGCGCCGTCCGCATCCTCTGA
- a CDS encoding NADH-quinone oxidoreductase subunit A — translation MNVYAPILVLGALGAGFAIFSVVMATLIGPKRYNRAKLEAYECGIEPTPLPAGGGRFPIKYYLTAMLFIVFDIEVVFLYPWAVTFDSLGIFGLVEMLLFVLTVFVAYAYVWRRGGLEWD, via the coding sequence GTGAATGTGTACGCGCCCATCCTCGTGCTCGGCGCCCTCGGCGCAGGGTTTGCGATCTTCTCCGTGGTCATGGCCACGCTGATCGGCCCAAAACGGTACAACCGGGCAAAACTTGAAGCGTACGAATGCGGTATCGAGCCGACACCGTTGCCGGCCGGCGGCGGCCGCTTCCCCATCAAGTACTACCTGACGGCGATGCTCTTCATCGTCTTCGACATCGAGGTTGTCTTCCTCTACCCCTGGGCCGTCACCTTCGACTCCCTGGGGATCTTCGGGCTCGTCGAGATGCTGCTCTTCGTGCTCACCGTCTTCGTCGCCTACGCCTACGTCTGGCGCCGCGGCGGCCTGGAATGGGACTGA